The following coding sequences lie in one Moritella viscosa genomic window:
- the rpsB gene encoding 30S ribosomal protein S2, whose amino-acid sequence MSTVSMRDMLQAGVHFGHQTRYWNPKMKQYIFGARSKVHIINLEQTVPMFNDALGFIKNVADKKGKVLFVGTKKAAGETIKEAALSCDQFYVDHRWLGGMLTNWKTVRQSIKRLTTLEAQSQDGTFEQLTKKEALMNTREMIKLEKSLGGIKTMGGLPDVIFIIDADHEHIAIKEANNLGIPVVAIVDTNSNPDNIDFVVPGNDDAIRAIKLYAGAVAASVNEGRNQDIAAQAESDFIEEAK is encoded by the coding sequence ATGTCTACAGTATCAATGCGCGATATGCTACAAGCCGGTGTTCATTTCGGTCACCAAACTCGTTACTGGAACCCTAAGATGAAGCAATACATCTTCGGTGCTCGTAGTAAAGTACATATCATCAACCTAGAGCAAACTGTTCCTATGTTCAACGACGCACTTGGTTTTATCAAGAACGTTGCAGACAAAAAAGGTAAAGTTCTTTTTGTTGGTACTAAAAAAGCTGCTGGCGAAACAATCAAAGAAGCTGCACTTTCATGTGACCAGTTCTACGTTGATCATCGCTGGTTAGGCGGTATGTTGACTAACTGGAAAACAGTACGTCAATCAATCAAACGTCTTACTACTCTAGAAGCACAATCACAAGACGGTACATTCGAGCAACTTACTAAGAAAGAAGCTCTAATGAACACACGTGAAATGATCAAACTAGAAAAAAGCCTTGGTGGTATTAAAACTATGGGCGGTTTACCAGACGTTATCTTCATTATCGATGCTGACCATGAGCACATCGCTATTAAAGAAGCTAACAACCTAGGTATCCCAGTAGTAGCTATCGTTGATACTAACTCAAACCCAGACAACATTGATTTTGTTGTACCTGGTAACGATGATGCGATCCGTGCTATCAAACTTTACGCTGGCGCAGTAGCTGCAAGTGTAAACGAAGGCCGTAATCAAGACATCGCTGCACAAGCTGAAAGCGACTTCATCGAAGAAGCTAAATAA
- the map gene encoding methionine aminopeptidase, translating into MSVIIKTEDQIEKMRVAGRLAAQVLEMIEPFVVAGVTTQELNDRCHEFTLANDALSAPLFYPSYDENDDTAFPKSICTSINSVVCHGVPDDRPLEDGDIINLDITVIKDGLHGDTSKMFLVGDVSPRDKQLCRIAQEALYEGLRQVKPGTRLSRIGEIIEKKIKTHNKANPTRKYSIVEEYCGHGIGEKFHEEPQVLHYKSRFNESNQNLVLKEGMCFTIEPMINAGKKHNEVADDHWTVLTKDNKNSAQWEHTIVVTKDGCEIMTLRAEETIPRILKN; encoded by the coding sequence ATGAGCGTAATCATTAAAACTGAAGATCAAATCGAAAAAATGCGCGTTGCGGGTCGATTGGCAGCACAAGTACTAGAAATGATAGAACCGTTTGTAGTTGCCGGGGTGACTACTCAGGAGTTAAATGATCGTTGCCATGAATTCACTTTAGCAAACGACGCATTATCTGCACCACTGTTCTACCCAAGTTATGATGAAAATGATGACACAGCATTTCCAAAATCGATCTGCACATCAATTAACAGTGTTGTTTGCCACGGTGTGCCAGATGACCGCCCGTTAGAAGATGGTGACATCATTAACCTTGATATTACCGTCATCAAAGATGGCTTACACGGCGATACATCAAAAATGTTTCTCGTGGGTGACGTTTCACCACGTGATAAGCAGCTATGTCGTATTGCACAAGAAGCGTTATACGAAGGTTTGCGTCAAGTCAAACCGGGTACTCGTTTAAGCCGCATTGGCGAGATCATTGAGAAAAAAATCAAGACGCACAATAAAGCAAATCCAACACGTAAATACTCAATCGTAGAAGAATACTGTGGTCACGGTATTGGAGAAAAATTCCATGAAGAACCACAAGTATTACATTACAAATCACGTTTCAATGAAAGTAATCAAAATCTAGTGCTTAAAGAAGGCATGTGCTTCACGATTGAACCTATGATCAACGCGGGTAAAAAACATAATGAAGTTGCCGATGACCATTGGACAGTCTTAACCAAAGACAATAAAAACTCTGCGCAATGGGAACATACGATTGTTGTAACCAAAGACGGTTGTGAAATTATGACATTACGTGCTGAAGAAACTATTCCGCGTATCTTAAAAAACTAA
- the glnD gene encoding [protein-PII] uridylyltransferase: MDPTQYVPALLLDEELTLNHCKSHMQEFQAWLEQRFFDGDDIIALVSCRAEYMDQLLNRLWQKFGLAKHSELALVAVGGYGRGELHPKSDIDLLITTTLPLTTEQEQAISIFITMLWDLRLEVGHSVRTVDGCLEQGLSDITIATNLLESRLITGSEDTYAQLQDIIDPEIFWPSQDFFQAKHEEQLARHHQFKGSSYNLEPDLKSSPGGLRDLQTILWITRRHFGSNSFLELTNHGFLTKGEYHELEDCQNFLWRVRFALHLGLKRCDNRLLFDRQTTVAEALGYRGEGNQAVETMMKQFYQTIRRVTELNEMLLQLFNQAILGHVGMDVRNITADFRLRGSLIDTTSTDLFTRRPSAIIELFYHIADNEQITGIYAGTIRELRDARRKLTTWLEDIPECREQLMQLFKHPNACGLAITLMHKHGVIAAYIPQWSRILGQMQFDLFHNYTVDEHTHRLVKIINSYKWDKTKETHPLCCEIYPRLEKPELLIIAAIFHDIGKGQKGNHSEIGAIDARAFCKKHGINKADRKMVSRLVKYHLLMSVTAQRRDIHDPEIITEFARTIGDQEHLNYLYCLTVADICATNDSLWNNWKGSLLRELYFLTQQALRRGLENPLDAKFRIRNNKDTALAFLENSRFSTEQIQALWTTFRSEYFLRNDPNQICWHTTGILNHEDPTQPLVLISQNSTRGGNEVFIYAKDNKHLFASAVSTLGNKNLNIHDAKITSSRNGYVLDSFVILDQTGDTLAPDRVYALQAALETVLKTGNAPVLRKQRIPRQIKQFSVKTKVTFLATKKKRTFVEIITLDTPGLLARISAILSSENIVLHNAKISTIGERAEDFFIISGNNNQPLSPEQQAELRHNLITELADN; this comes from the coding sequence ATGGATCCTACTCAATATGTCCCCGCATTACTCTTAGATGAAGAGTTAACACTTAATCATTGTAAATCACACATGCAAGAGTTTCAGGCTTGGCTTGAGCAACGTTTTTTTGATGGTGATGATATTATTGCGTTAGTATCTTGCCGCGCAGAATACATGGACCAATTACTCAATCGTCTTTGGCAAAAATTTGGGTTGGCAAAACACTCCGAGCTCGCTCTGGTTGCTGTTGGTGGGTATGGACGTGGTGAATTACACCCTAAATCAGACATTGATTTACTCATTACAACAACCTTGCCATTAACCACAGAACAAGAACAGGCAATATCAATCTTCATCACTATGTTATGGGATTTACGCTTAGAAGTTGGGCACAGTGTTCGCACCGTTGATGGATGTTTAGAGCAAGGTTTAAGTGATATTACTATTGCGACCAATTTATTAGAGTCTCGTTTGATAACAGGTTCTGAAGACACTTACGCACAGTTACAAGACATTATTGACCCTGAAATTTTTTGGCCAAGCCAAGATTTTTTCCAAGCCAAGCATGAAGAACAACTCGCTCGTCATCACCAATTCAAAGGCTCATCTTATAACTTAGAACCAGATCTGAAGAGCAGTCCCGGAGGATTACGCGATTTACAGACTATTCTATGGATTACCCGTCGTCACTTTGGTTCAAACAGTTTCTTAGAGTTAACGAATCACGGTTTTTTAACCAAAGGGGAATACCACGAGCTTGAAGATTGCCAAAATTTCTTATGGCGAGTACGCTTTGCGCTGCACCTAGGTTTAAAACGCTGTGATAACCGCCTATTATTCGACAGACAAACCACGGTTGCCGAAGCGCTAGGTTATCGTGGTGAAGGTAATCAAGCTGTCGAAACCATGATGAAACAGTTTTACCAGACTATCCGCCGCGTCACCGAGCTAAATGAAATGCTGTTGCAGTTATTTAATCAAGCGATTCTCGGACACGTGGGAATGGATGTGCGTAATATCACCGCAGACTTTCGACTGCGTGGTAGTTTAATTGATACCACCAGTACAGACCTATTTACGCGTCGTCCAAGTGCCATTATCGAATTGTTTTATCATATTGCGGATAACGAACAGATTACCGGAATTTATGCAGGCACCATACGTGAATTACGTGACGCCAGACGTAAACTAACGACTTGGTTAGAAGATATTCCCGAGTGTCGTGAACAGTTAATGCAATTATTTAAACATCCCAATGCTTGTGGTTTAGCTATCACATTAATGCACAAACATGGGGTAATTGCCGCCTATATTCCACAGTGGAGTCGCATTCTCGGCCAAATGCAGTTTGATTTATTTCATAACTATACTGTGGATGAGCATACCCACCGTTTAGTGAAAATCATTAACTCTTACAAATGGGACAAGACCAAAGAAACCCATCCATTGTGCTGTGAGATATACCCACGTTTAGAAAAACCCGAATTATTGATCATTGCGGCTATTTTTCATGACATAGGGAAAGGCCAAAAAGGCAATCACTCTGAAATTGGGGCAATAGACGCACGCGCATTCTGCAAGAAACACGGGATCAATAAGGCCGACCGAAAAATGGTCTCCCGATTGGTCAAATACCATCTATTAATGTCGGTAACCGCACAACGTCGTGATATTCACGATCCAGAGATCATTACAGAGTTTGCCCGAACCATTGGTGATCAAGAACACCTTAATTACCTTTACTGCCTCACTGTTGCCGATATTTGTGCCACCAATGACAGTCTATGGAATAACTGGAAAGGTTCACTGCTACGTGAATTGTATTTCTTAACTCAACAAGCATTACGCCGAGGTTTAGAAAATCCACTCGATGCAAAATTCAGAATTAGAAATAATAAAGATACTGCGTTGGCCTTCTTGGAAAATAGCCGTTTTAGCACTGAACAGATCCAAGCATTGTGGACCACATTTCGTTCCGAATATTTTTTACGTAATGATCCAAACCAGATCTGTTGGCATACGACTGGCATTCTCAATCACGAAGATCCGACTCAACCACTCGTGCTAATCAGTCAAAATAGTACCCGCGGTGGTAATGAAGTGTTTATCTATGCCAAAGATAATAAGCATTTGTTCGCTTCTGCTGTATCGACATTAGGGAATAAAAACTTAAACATTCATGATGCTAAAATCACCTCAAGTCGTAATGGTTATGTACTCGATAGTTTCGTGATCTTGGATCAAACCGGTGATACCCTCGCCCCGGATCGGGTTTATGCATTGCAAGCAGCATTAGAGACGGTGTTAAAGACGGGTAACGCGCCTGTATTAAGAAAACAGCGTATCCCACGACAAATTAAACAGTTCTCAGTAAAAACCAAAGTGACGTTTTTAGCAACCAAGAAAAAACGTACCTTTGTCGAGATAATCACCTTAGATACCCCAGGGCTACTTGCTCGGATAAGTGCTATTTTGAGCTCAGAAAATATTGTCCTGCATAATGCTAAAATTTCAACTATTGGTGAACGCGCAGAAGATTTCTTCATTATTTCGGGTAATAACAATCAACCGCTATCCCCGGAACAGCAAGCGGAATTACGCCATAATTTGATTACCGAATTGGCTGATAACTAA
- the dapD gene encoding tetrahydrodipicolinate succinylase — MATFSLAFGSATKNTAGKIIEAFFPNPLLNPSDKLVADISEIINYSGQNQVIEVTSVQAAQLATLFTANDDVANAKFSTAAANSKQPLVVVILATDEKPASVAEGYLKLQLISHRLVKPHGTVLDGIFGLLHNIAWTNQGPIDLPELQDRQIEARLAGEVLTVSCVDKFPKMTDYVVPTGVRIAHTARVRLGAHVGEGTTIMHEGFVNFNAGTEGVSMVEGRISAGVMVGNGSDIGGGASIMGTLSGGGQLVISMGENCLLGANAGLGIPLGNRCTIESGLYITAGSKVQMLDASNQAVEVVKARDLAGKDDLLFRRNSISGTIECLTNKSAVELNAELHSNN, encoded by the coding sequence ATGGCCACTTTTTCACTCGCTTTCGGTAGTGCTACTAAAAATACTGCTGGTAAAATTATCGAAGCTTTTTTCCCTAACCCTCTGCTAAACCCAAGTGACAAACTGGTTGCCGACATTAGTGAAATAATTAATTACTCAGGTCAAAATCAAGTAATTGAAGTAACGTCTGTACAAGCAGCACAACTTGCAACGTTATTCACTGCAAATGATGATGTAGCTAATGCTAAATTTTCGACTGCGGCAGCAAACAGTAAACAGCCTCTAGTAGTCGTGATCCTTGCGACTGATGAAAAACCAGCATCTGTTGCTGAAGGTTATTTAAAGCTACAACTAATTTCACACCGCCTAGTTAAGCCACACGGCACGGTACTTGACGGTATCTTTGGTCTATTACATAACATCGCATGGACGAACCAAGGCCCTATCGATTTACCTGAGCTTCAAGATCGTCAAATTGAAGCACGCCTTGCCGGTGAAGTGTTGACTGTTAGCTGTGTTGATAAATTCCCTAAAATGACGGATTACGTTGTACCAACGGGCGTACGAATCGCCCACACAGCGCGTGTACGTTTAGGTGCACACGTTGGTGAAGGCACAACTATCATGCACGAAGGTTTTGTTAACTTTAATGCTGGCACAGAAGGCGTTAGCATGGTTGAAGGTCGTATCTCTGCAGGGGTTATGGTTGGTAACGGTTCTGATATCGGTGGCGGAGCGTCTATCATGGGTACATTAAGTGGCGGTGGTCAATTAGTTATTTCTATGGGTGAAAATTGCTTACTTGGCGCAAACGCGGGTTTAGGTATCCCACTAGGTAACCGCTGTACAATTGAATCAGGCTTATACATTACAGCGGGTTCTAAAGTACAAATGCTAGATGCAAGTAACCAAGCTGTTGAAGTAGTTAAAGCACGTGATTTAGCCGGTAAAGATGACTTGTTATTCCGTCGTAATTCAATCTCAGGTACGATTGAATGTTTAACTAACAAATCAGCGGTTGAACTAAACGCAGAACTACACTCAAACAACTAA
- a CDS encoding methyl-accepting chemotaxis protein → MFKYMSLKNKLALSASLAIILGGILVAAVSFWSSMQRLDVEIEERLKGSFTSYNQYVADWIESKGTILSSLSNDIAPESLEKHLQQMAVSGGFDNVFAAFPDGSQKNANGVTLPTGNDDPRKWGWYINAKATPSKVFMDNPTVAAATGANVVSLGYLQQLQGQSVVIGADVEINDILQNMEQVVLPGDGYMLISNNQGAIFAHQDISLLNKKISSLGLDFAAIQQIIRAPHVEKIIVNGKENIVYAAPITNSDLFIIIVVDYNSSVAPLYSAIWNQVIATILVVVICTFLFNFLCNILFQPLLRVSDALALIAEGGGDLTQRIEVQANDEVGNLANSFNLFVSSQQQLIQHIRTQSETLTTESIESERQANQSVKELNHQQQEIDMVATAVTEMASATLEIASHAEQTARAAQDSTGSTNEGRQLVLNSKNSINNLASEVSGASKVIGDLNQHAQEISTILATIQGIAQQTNLLALNAAIEAARAGEQGRGFAVVADEVRVLSQRTHSSTEEIKATIETLQLTTAKAVGLMDSSSKLAICSVEDADQAANALEEINQSVVLISDMATQIATAAEEQTQVTGEISQNIVSIKDVTDILVLGANQNLLQSQQLNNQASELNGRVSTFIVEA, encoded by the coding sequence ATGTTTAAGTATATGTCACTAAAAAACAAATTAGCATTATCAGCAAGTCTTGCGATCATATTAGGAGGCATACTGGTTGCTGCTGTTTCTTTTTGGTCCTCGATGCAACGTTTAGATGTCGAAATAGAAGAGCGATTGAAAGGATCTTTTACATCATATAATCAATATGTAGCTGACTGGATTGAATCTAAGGGGACAATTTTAAGCTCATTATCTAATGATATAGCACCGGAATCGCTTGAGAAACATTTACAACAAATGGCAGTGTCAGGTGGGTTTGACAATGTATTCGCAGCGTTTCCCGATGGTAGCCAAAAGAACGCAAACGGTGTTACGCTGCCGACAGGTAATGATGACCCGAGAAAATGGGGTTGGTACATTAACGCCAAAGCGACGCCTTCAAAAGTGTTTATGGATAATCCAACAGTTGCGGCGGCAACTGGAGCAAATGTTGTCTCTTTAGGGTATTTACAGCAACTACAAGGTCAGTCAGTCGTTATCGGGGCTGATGTTGAAATTAATGATATTTTACAAAACATGGAGCAAGTTGTATTACCTGGCGATGGGTATATGCTTATTAGTAATAATCAAGGTGCCATTTTTGCCCATCAGGACATCAGTTTATTAAATAAAAAAATATCCTCATTAGGTCTAGATTTCGCTGCTATCCAACAGATTATACGTGCCCCCCATGTTGAAAAAATCATAGTGAATGGCAAAGAAAATATTGTTTATGCCGCGCCAATTACAAATAGTGACCTGTTCATTATTATAGTCGTTGATTACAATTCATCGGTAGCGCCACTTTATTCTGCGATTTGGAATCAAGTTATCGCAACAATACTTGTTGTTGTTATTTGCACTTTTTTATTCAATTTCTTGTGTAATATCTTATTTCAACCTCTACTTAGAGTATCAGATGCGCTAGCTTTGATTGCAGAAGGTGGGGGCGATCTGACTCAGCGCATTGAAGTCCAGGCTAACGATGAAGTGGGAAATTTAGCCAATAGCTTTAATTTGTTTGTGAGTAGCCAGCAGCAATTAATTCAACATATTCGTACTCAATCGGAAACGTTGACAACTGAATCCATAGAGAGCGAACGACAAGCAAACCAATCGGTGAAAGAACTTAATCACCAGCAGCAAGAGATTGATATGGTGGCAACTGCGGTGACTGAAATGGCCTCTGCTACGCTAGAAATTGCTTCGCATGCGGAACAGACTGCAAGGGCGGCACAAGATTCTACAGGCAGCACCAACGAAGGTCGTCAGCTAGTACTAAACTCAAAAAATTCGATCAATAATTTAGCCAGTGAAGTTTCTGGTGCGTCTAAAGTGATTGGTGATTTAAATCAGCATGCGCAGGAAATATCAACCATACTTGCTACAATTCAGGGTATCGCACAACAAACTAATCTATTGGCATTGAATGCGGCAATTGAAGCGGCTAGAGCTGGTGAACAGGGGCGTGGTTTTGCTGTTGTGGCGGATGAAGTTCGGGTTCTATCACAGCGAACACATTCATCTACAGAGGAAATTAAAGCAACGATTGAAACTTTACAATTAACGACTGCCAAAGCGGTTGGTCTTATGGATAGTAGCTCGAAATTGGCGATTTGTTCTGTAGAAGATGCCGATCAGGCAGCTAATGCATTAGAAGAAATTAATCAGTCTGTTGTGTTGATTAGTGATATGGCTACCCAGATTGCAACCGCTGCTGAAGAGCAAACTCAAGTTACTGGGGAAATATCACAGAATATCGTGTCAATTAAAGATGTGACAGATATTCTTGTGTTGGGCGCTAACCAAAACCTGTTGCAATCACAACAGCTTAATAATCAGGCGAGTGAATTGAACGGCAGAGTATCCACATTTATCGTGGAAGCATGA
- the ptsG gene encoding PTS system, glucose-specific EIIBC component, with protein MSNAFANLQKVGKSLMLPVSVLPVAGILLGVGAAKFSWMPDVLSSIMEQAGGSVFGQMALLFAIGVALGFTKNDGVAGLAAIVGYGIMTATLGVMAGVMGVESIDTGVLGGILVGGLAGWVFNRFYTIRLPEYLGFFAGKRAVPIITGFAAIVLGLILSVVWPPVGGAISAFSDWAAYQNPAMAFGIYGVVERALIPFGLHHIWNVPFFFEAGTYCKSVDGTAIAAATETLCTAANGEWFTGEISRYVAGDPTAGNMAGGYMFKMFGLPAAAIAIAHSAKPENRAKVMGIMASAALTSFLTGITEPIEFAFLFVAPVLYVIHALLAGSAFVVMILLGIKHGTTFSHGFIDFTVLFSQSTNGWWLPVVGLVYAAIYYTVFRVVIKMLDLKTPGREDETEEAAAAPVSTDAMAAELVAAFGGKDNITNLDACITRLRISVNSIDDVDQDKLKALGARAVVVVGSGIQAIFGTKSDNLRTDMEDYINTL; from the coding sequence ATGAGTAACGCGTTTGCAAATCTACAGAAAGTAGGTAAGTCATTAATGTTACCTGTATCGGTATTACCGGTCGCAGGTATTTTATTAGGTGTTGGTGCTGCTAAGTTTAGCTGGATGCCAGACGTATTATCTAGCATCATGGAACAAGCTGGTGGTTCTGTATTCGGCCAAATGGCATTACTCTTTGCGATTGGTGTTGCACTTGGTTTTACTAAAAATGATGGTGTAGCTGGTTTAGCCGCAATCGTTGGTTACGGTATTATGACTGCAACGCTAGGTGTTATGGCTGGCGTGATGGGTGTTGAAAGCATCGATACTGGTGTACTTGGTGGTATTCTTGTCGGTGGTTTAGCTGGTTGGGTATTTAACCGCTTCTACACAATTCGATTACCTGAATATTTAGGTTTCTTCGCGGGTAAACGTGCTGTACCAATCATTACGGGTTTTGCTGCTATCGTTCTAGGTCTAATCCTGTCGGTTGTTTGGCCTCCAGTTGGCGGGGCAATCTCTGCATTCTCTGATTGGGCTGCTTACCAAAACCCAGCTATGGCATTTGGTATTTACGGCGTTGTTGAACGTGCTTTAATTCCATTTGGTTTACACCATATTTGGAATGTACCTTTCTTCTTTGAAGCTGGCACATACTGTAAATCGGTTGATGGAACTGCTATCGCAGCTGCGACAGAAACACTTTGTACAGCCGCTAATGGCGAGTGGTTTACGGGTGAAATCTCACGTTATGTAGCTGGTGACCCAACTGCCGGTAACATGGCTGGTGGTTATATGTTTAAAATGTTTGGTCTACCTGCTGCAGCAATCGCGATTGCTCACTCAGCGAAGCCTGAAAACCGAGCTAAAGTAATGGGTATCATGGCATCCGCTGCACTGACTTCATTCTTAACTGGTATCACAGAACCAATTGAGTTCGCATTCCTATTCGTTGCACCTGTACTGTATGTTATCCATGCTTTATTAGCGGGTTCTGCTTTCGTTGTAATGATTTTACTTGGCATTAAACATGGCACGACTTTCTCACACGGTTTCATTGATTTCACTGTGTTATTCAGTCAATCAACAAATGGCTGGTGGTTACCTGTTGTTGGTCTTGTTTACGCTGCGATTTACTACACTGTATTCCGCGTAGTGATTAAGATGTTAGATCTTAAAACACCAGGTCGTGAAGATGAAACTGAAGAAGCAGCTGCTGCGCCAGTATCTACGGATGCAATGGCGGCTGAATTAGTTGCGGCATTCGGTGGTAAAGACAACATCACTAACTTAGATGCATGTATCACTCGTTTACGTATTAGCGTTAATTCTATTGATGACGTTGATCAAGATAAACTGAAAGCGTTAGGTGCTCGTGCTGTCGTTGTTGTAGGCTCAGGTATCCAAGCTATCTTCGGTACTAAGTCTGATAATCTACGTACAGATATGGAAGACTATATCAACACGCTATAA
- the truC gene encoding tRNA pseudouridine synthase yields MLDILYQDEYLVAIDKPAGLLVHRSWLDSHETQFAMQMVRDQIGQHVYTVHRLDRPTSGVLLFALSSEVARLMSEIFQAHALTKRYLAVVRGWINEAGTLDYALKVELDKIADKQATQDKEAQEAVTHYKPLHQVEIPYAVSKNHPTSRYCLMELEPQTGRKHQLRRHMKHLFHPIVGDTSHGDGRHNVFYREHFELSRLLLIAKSLSFTHPVTAKPVHIEAAVGDEVLGLFEQFGWPAQEGDYLPQAAAK; encoded by the coding sequence ATGTTAGATATTTTATATCAAGATGAATACTTGGTCGCGATTGATAAGCCTGCAGGTTTGTTAGTCCATCGCAGTTGGTTAGACAGTCATGAAACTCAGTTTGCCATGCAAATGGTACGAGATCAGATTGGTCAGCATGTTTATACTGTACATCGTTTAGATAGACCCACATCAGGTGTATTGTTATTTGCATTATCAAGCGAAGTAGCAAGACTGATGAGCGAGATATTTCAGGCTCATGCGTTAACTAAACGTTATCTTGCTGTGGTGCGTGGTTGGATTAATGAAGCGGGGACATTAGATTATGCCCTGAAAGTAGAACTCGATAAGATTGCGGATAAACAAGCAACGCAAGATAAAGAAGCACAAGAGGCGGTAACGCATTATAAACCTTTGCATCAGGTGGAAATTCCGTATGCGGTAAGTAAAAACCACCCGACGAGTCGCTATTGTTTAATGGAACTTGAACCACAAACAGGCCGTAAACACCAATTACGTCGTCACATGAAGCATCTATTCCACCCTATTGTAGGCGATACAAGTCATGGCGATGGCCGTCATAATGTGTTTTATCGCGAACACTTTGAATTATCACGCCTGTTACTTATTGCAAAATCATTATCTTTTACCCATCCGGTAACAGCGAAACCAGTGCATATTGAAGCCGCTGTTGGTGACGAAGTATTAGGGTTATTCGAGCAATTTGGTTGGCCAGCACAAGAAGGTGATTATTTACCGCAAGCGGCAGCAAAATAG